One genomic segment of Aquipluma nitroreducens includes these proteins:
- the traN gene encoding conjugative transposon protein TraN, with translation MKTFLIILICALIQISVDAQNILKISDSKTSHLVCPDKVNYVQAGDYSIVQAEVVPELSNLIRVKAVQPFDKPTSLTVVCADQIYSFELQFGNDAPITYPIETFDSQKAMTFSGKMMPDYLLKDLCDQVLDQHRHRFRKRKSEKDGIKVRLNSISLKNEALFFELQITNKTTMAYDVESFNFWITDKKKAKATNVQEYQVFPQYQRNKVLRIPGEVTVREVFVIEKMTIPDQRILKIELNEKALGNTGRKLSFNLKNKDILKARSLK, from the coding sequence ATGAAAACCTTTTTAATCATTTTGATTTGTGCATTGATCCAGATTTCGGTTGACGCACAAAATATCCTAAAAATATCTGATAGTAAAACCAGTCATCTGGTTTGCCCCGATAAAGTCAACTACGTGCAGGCCGGTGATTATTCAATAGTCCAGGCCGAAGTTGTTCCGGAACTTTCAAATCTGATCCGGGTGAAAGCCGTGCAGCCTTTTGACAAACCGACCTCCCTGACCGTTGTTTGTGCGGACCAGATTTATTCTTTCGAACTTCAATTCGGCAACGATGCACCGATCACGTACCCGATTGAAACTTTTGATTCCCAAAAAGCTATGACATTTTCCGGTAAGATGATGCCTGACTATCTTCTGAAAGACCTTTGTGATCAGGTCCTGGATCAGCATAGGCATAGGTTTCGGAAACGCAAATCAGAAAAAGACGGAATCAAGGTTCGCCTGAATTCGATCAGCCTGAAAAACGAGGCACTCTTTTTTGAGCTTCAGATCACCAACAAAACCACCATGGCTTATGATGTCGAAAGTTTTAACTTCTGGATCACCGATAAGAAAAAGGCCAAAGCAACCAACGTACAGGAATACCAAGTCTTTCCGCAGTACCAGCGGAACAAGGTACTGCGTATTCCGGGTGAGGTTACTGTTCGGGAAGTATTTGTGATCGAAAAGATGACCATTCCTGACCAGCGTATCCTAAAGATCGAACTCAATGAAAAAGCCCTGGGCAACACAGGGCGAAAACTCAGCTTCAACCTGAAAAACAAGGATATCCTCAAAGCCAGATCCCTGAAATAA
- the traK gene encoding conjugative transposon protein TraK, with translation MNKIFDIQRKFRFTVYVLLAVSLLMTGFSTFVFTRSMVLVERSRQKIYVLDNGKSLLLALRADITDNRPSEAKDHVKRFHELFFTMEPDKQYIENNAREALYLADGSAMKQYQSYKENNVYNQIIASDISMTLTTDSVQIDFSAYPYQFRFFGRQKIVRKSNITIRNLETSGRLRNISRTDNNPHGFMIEDWLITDNKDLETMKRKSF, from the coding sequence ATGAACAAGATATTTGATATCCAGCGTAAATTCCGGTTTACTGTTTATGTCCTTTTGGCTGTCAGCCTGCTGATGACAGGCTTTAGCACCTTTGTTTTTACCCGTTCAATGGTGCTGGTCGAACGTTCCCGGCAGAAAATCTATGTGCTGGACAACGGGAAATCCCTTTTGCTGGCACTTCGTGCCGACATCACGGACAATCGGCCATCAGAGGCCAAAGACCATGTAAAACGCTTTCACGAGCTGTTTTTTACGATGGAACCCGACAAACAGTACATCGAAAACAATGCAAGGGAAGCACTCTATCTGGCGGATGGTTCAGCCATGAAACAGTACCAGTCCTACAAAGAAAACAACGTCTATAACCAGATCATTGCTTCTGACATCAGCATGACCCTGACAACCGATTCTGTCCAGATAGACTTCTCAGCCTACCCTTACCAGTTCCGGTTTTTCGGACGGCAGAAAATTGTCCGCAAATCCAACATCACCATTCGCAACCTAGAAACCTCCGGACGGCTCCGGAACATCTCCAGGACAGACAATAACCCGCACGGGTTTATGATCGAGGATTGGCTGATAACGGACAACAAAGATTTGGAAACGATGAAACGCAAGTCCTTTTAA
- the traM gene encoding conjugative transposon protein TraM, translating into MKSYLKRNKPLLFLPLVLIPFIVLIFYVLGGGEKKAKEEQKQKEQQVAKGANYTLPDADKSVAIYDKMDNYSSKKEVTTSHDYNIAGETDSTNEENLEEETLTEEQLLSGRKNLYKNDPVPELNADVSTDLMAHIRQKERTVREDLENSQTETKSKNADADSNQEEKDKGDLNNQKGSASIAPTGIEELDKVFRQNSRLAKQNDSLNIRLKETTSINEKLEAEKNKRSTLEKGGKSEFKPKDTAVPVIEAEVYETTTVLTGNRVKLRLLEEAWLNGVKIPANTFLYGICEVSNERLQIEVLQIPVVEKFVPVQVTVCDLDGLPGLYVPDNASRKVAKEVGSSANTSSMFGASNNPLTYMGMQAADKTAQSILRMIKIKKVTIKKNTLVYLINKSK; encoded by the coding sequence ATGAAAAGTTACCTGAAAAGAAATAAGCCACTGCTATTCCTTCCACTGGTCTTGATTCCCTTTATTGTACTGATATTTTATGTACTGGGAGGTGGAGAAAAGAAGGCAAAGGAAGAACAAAAGCAAAAAGAGCAGCAAGTGGCAAAGGGAGCGAATTACACCCTGCCGGATGCTGATAAAAGCGTCGCCATTTACGACAAGATGGACAACTATTCTTCGAAGAAGGAAGTCACCACCAGTCATGACTACAATATTGCTGGGGAGACAGATTCCACCAACGAGGAAAACCTGGAAGAAGAAACTCTCACCGAAGAACAGCTACTTTCTGGAAGGAAGAACCTGTATAAGAACGATCCGGTTCCTGAATTGAATGCTGATGTTTCGACTGACCTTATGGCACACATCCGGCAAAAGGAACGGACTGTTCGGGAAGATCTGGAAAACAGCCAAACAGAAACGAAATCAAAAAATGCGGATGCTGACTCAAATCAGGAAGAGAAAGACAAAGGGGATTTAAATAATCAAAAAGGATCAGCTTCAATTGCTCCAACCGGCATTGAAGAACTGGACAAGGTATTCCGGCAAAACAGCAGACTGGCAAAACAGAATGATTCCCTGAACATCCGGCTGAAGGAAACAACCTCCATTAACGAAAAGCTGGAAGCCGAAAAGAACAAACGTTCTACTCTGGAGAAAGGTGGCAAGTCCGAGTTTAAACCCAAAGATACAGCAGTCCCGGTTATTGAGGCTGAGGTTTATGAAACTACTACAGTTTTGACCGGCAACCGGGTGAAGCTGAGACTTCTGGAAGAAGCCTGGCTGAATGGAGTTAAAATCCCGGCCAACACTTTTTTGTATGGCATCTGCGAAGTCAGCAACGAACGCCTTCAGATCGAAGTGTTGCAAATTCCGGTTGTTGAAAAGTTTGTTCCGGTTCAGGTAACGGTTTGTGATCTGGACGGATTGCCAGGCCTGTATGTTCCCGACAATGCCTCCCGAAAAGTTGCCAAAGAGGTTGGTAGCAGCGCCAACACTTCCTCAATGTTCGGAGCAAGTAACAATCCGCTGACTTATATGGGAATGCAAGCTGCCGACAAAACGGCTCAATCTATTCTCCGAATGATCAAAATCAAAAAAGTCACCATCAAAAAAAATACCCTAGTCTATTTAATCAACAAAAGTAAATAA